The Nitrosomonas cryotolerans ATCC 49181 genome includes a window with the following:
- a CDS encoding MMPL family transporter, with protein MEVSHSRSYHIFARWTAFSYRHAAWVILIALFVAALSILYTSRNLGIHTDTTDMLSEDLPFRANHERYKAAFPQYKDTILLALNSPTPEQAHATAKRLTEHLQADSNHIQDVYYFSGDAFLERNGLLYKDISELERITDRLAAAQPLVARIADDPTLQTFTSVLTEAINELRSGRRLELESVLNGMHTTLDAQLAGKPRALSWQVLFSDEVQQTTYQELVMVQPKLDYTQLFAAEEPIAAIRAAAHDLGLGGDPAEQLRITGNVALSYDELNSAMRGALDAGLLAVVMVAVVLFVALRSAGAVLIVLLSLMLGLVLTAAFATVAVGHLNLISIAFAVLYIGLGVDYAIHFLLRYQEIRKNNQSIMDALYAASGDVGHALMVCAITTAIGFYAFIPTTYRGVAELGLISGTGMLISLMVTLTIVPALQRYLPIRPEKIFFSVRFLSRSLRLPSLPHKLVFIVTVFALLVSVIVLPQIRFDYNLLNLNDPAAESVQTFQELLAEVEDSPWHIILLAEDRRVMKDIVQRLSYLPEVDKVVTIFDLVPTKQEDKLMLINEMALTLGPITFPASIKKDGQSLLQQRETLEALRTTLDQFIAEQPDHSTSKPARALSASLTALLARLNVAASEKGEQESLLRAISSDLLSLLPASLERLQAAFEAQPFTQQELPASLKRHWQSQTGTYRMAVYPVEDINDNDALRRFVRAVQQVAPQATGAPVISLEAGEAVVDAFIYAFSLTFLGVVLALLILLRNMTNTLLVLVPLLLAALFTSAATILLDVPFNFANIIALPLLLGIGIDSSIHMVHRSRHALVANENLMNTSTVRAIFYSTLTTLAGFGSLIFSPHQGTASMGLLLVAGIILTLICVLIILPALLQSLDQRTAAHN; from the coding sequence GTGGAAGTTTCACACAGTCGTAGCTACCATATTTTTGCACGCTGGACTGCTTTCTCCTACCGGCATGCGGCCTGGGTTATATTGATCGCACTATTCGTGGCTGCACTGAGTATTCTCTACACATCACGTAATTTGGGAATACATACCGACACCACTGATATGCTTTCAGAGGATTTGCCGTTTCGTGCGAATCACGAGCGCTATAAGGCGGCATTTCCCCAGTATAAAGATACGATACTGTTGGCGCTGAATAGCCCCACTCCTGAACAGGCTCATGCTACCGCCAAACGTTTAACAGAGCACTTGCAAGCAGATAGCAATCATATTCAAGATGTTTATTATTTTAGTGGTGATGCTTTTTTGGAGCGAAATGGCCTGCTTTATAAGGATATCTCAGAACTGGAACGGATTACCGACCGTCTGGCAGCTGCGCAGCCCCTAGTGGCTCGTATTGCGGATGATCCTACGCTTCAAACATTTACTTCTGTATTGACCGAAGCGATCAATGAGCTTCGTTCGGGTCGCAGGCTAGAATTGGAATCAGTCCTGAATGGAATGCACACCACACTAGATGCGCAACTGGCCGGTAAACCACGGGCATTATCGTGGCAGGTGTTATTTAGTGATGAAGTGCAGCAAACGACCTATCAAGAGTTGGTGATGGTGCAACCCAAGCTTGACTATACTCAATTATTTGCGGCTGAGGAACCAATTGCTGCCATCCGCGCCGCTGCACACGATCTGGGGTTGGGTGGCGATCCAGCTGAGCAATTACGCATTACTGGCAACGTGGCGTTATCCTATGATGAGCTTAATAGTGCGATGCGTGGTGCGCTGGATGCCGGGTTGTTAGCGGTAGTCATGGTCGCCGTGGTCTTATTTGTGGCGTTGAGGAGCGCGGGGGCGGTGCTGATCGTATTACTGAGTCTCATGTTGGGATTAGTGCTGACAGCGGCTTTTGCGACAGTTGCAGTTGGGCATTTGAACCTGATCTCTATCGCTTTTGCTGTACTATACATAGGCCTTGGTGTAGATTATGCTATTCATTTCTTGTTGCGATATCAAGAGATTAGAAAAAATAATCAATCGATTATGGATGCTTTGTATGCCGCTAGCGGCGATGTAGGGCATGCGTTAATGGTATGCGCTATTACTACTGCGATTGGCTTTTATGCATTTATACCCACTACTTATCGTGGTGTTGCCGAATTAGGTTTAATCTCTGGCACCGGAATGCTCATCAGTCTAATGGTTACGCTCACCATTGTACCTGCTTTGCAACGTTACTTGCCTATACGGCCGGAAAAAATATTTTTTTCAGTGCGTTTTTTGAGCCGCTCATTGAGGTTACCGTCACTGCCGCACAAGCTGGTATTTATTGTTACAGTATTTGCTCTGCTTGTATCTGTCATCGTATTGCCTCAGATCAGATTTGACTATAACTTACTGAATTTGAATGATCCTGCTGCGGAATCAGTACAAACTTTTCAAGAGTTGCTTGCGGAGGTAGAGGATTCGCCTTGGCATATTATTTTGTTGGCGGAAGATCGCCGGGTAATGAAAGACATTGTGCAGCGTCTTTCCTATCTTCCCGAGGTAGATAAGGTTGTTACTATTTTTGATCTGGTACCGACAAAGCAAGAAGATAAATTGATGCTCATTAATGAGATGGCGCTTACACTGGGACCAATTACATTTCCTGCGTCAATAAAAAAGGATGGGCAGTCGCTCTTACAACAACGTGAGACGCTAGAAGCTTTACGAACAACATTGGACCAGTTCATTGCTGAGCAACCTGATCATTCTACTTCTAAACCTGCGCGCGCATTGAGTGCATCTTTAACTGCGTTATTGGCACGTTTAAATGTAGCCGCTAGTGAGAAGGGCGAGCAGGAATCATTACTTCGCGCTATAAGCAGCGATCTGCTAAGTCTGTTGCCTGCCTCACTTGAACGTTTGCAGGCTGCATTTGAAGCTCAACCTTTTACACAACAAGAATTGCCTGCTTCGTTGAAGAGACATTGGCAGAGCCAGACGGGTACCTATCGCATGGCGGTCTATCCGGTAGAGGATATCAATGATAATGATGCATTGCGTCGTTTTGTACGAGCGGTACAGCAGGTTGCTCCGCAGGCTACGGGGGCGCCGGTAATTAGTTTGGAAGCGGGTGAAGCGGTGGTGGACGCGTTTATATATGCTTTTTCATTAACGTTTCTGGGCGTTGTATTGGCGCTTCTGATATTACTCAGGAATATGACCAATACCTTGCTGGTATTAGTTCCACTTTTGCTTGCAGCTTTGTTTACGAGCGCCGCCACTATTCTTCTGGATGTTCCGTTCAATTTTGCTAATATCATTGCCCTACCATTGTTACTCGGTATTGGTATTGACAGTAGCATTCACATGGTACATAGAAGCCGTCATGCATTAGTGGCTAATGAAAATCTGATGAACACGAGCACTGTCCGTGCGATCTTTTATAGTACACTGACAACCTTGGCTGGCTTCGGGAGCTTAATATTTTCTCCACATCAGGGGACCGCAAGTATGGGATTGTTATTAGTTGCAGGCATCATATTAACGCTGATTTGTGTTCTGATTATTTTGCCAGCACTGTTGCAATCATTAGACCAGAGAACGGCCGCCCATAATTAG
- the selD gene encoding selenide, water dikinase SelD produces the protein MNGRPPYKKDLRLIGAGHSHIIVIKRLGMVPPPGIRITLISDDTHTPYSGMLPGLIAGHYLFDDCHIDLRKLCQWAGVQFIRGTVKRLDPMTKSIICHQYPSLRYDLLSINIGSQPALNTIRGTLAHGYAVKPVKQFLNGWHQWIQSAYSSNRQYNIVMVGGGAAGVEVLLAMHYKLCNTTPIHARFTLVCADKHLLQSHNKCAQKFFTNHFRTLNINIITGKKVIASTANHLLLDDHTSLDADFVAWAINAEAQTWLTKSGLKCDSKGFIQVDRYLCSISHPDIFAVGDSAAFMPTPLPKAGVYAVRQGPILAHNLIATFQRRPLRPFKPQHRFLSLLTTGNRYAIASHGPLFASGKWAWRWKNHIDQTFMARFNPTPMPVKNDFNGSAQTAMRCGGCGAKVSRDILQNVLTQLTVPSNPDIISGQRDDAVIINPPPAMQWIQSVDFFRSFIDDAYLFGRIAAIHSLGDIYAMGGKPHSALVTAIIPYNDRPIMQETLLHLMQGALTTLNGENTTLIGGHSGEGPEVAFGLTVNGTLTPGQALTKTGLVPGDNLIITKPLGSGVLLAANMTARCQGRWLDDALTFMLQSNRAAVPILRLYGARSCTDVTGFGLLGHLQEMLTASQCNATIALDAIPVMQGAQYCSSQGIQSTLYPANKQSSGCQHYIGRHPSYPLLFDPQTAGGLLVGIPAQSADECLHALTIAGYTAAKIGTIDEQGSNALITLNG, from the coding sequence ATGAATGGTCGTCCGCCTTATAAAAAGGACTTACGCTTGATTGGTGCTGGCCACAGCCATATTATTGTTATCAAACGATTGGGTATGGTTCCTCCGCCAGGAATCAGAATCACGCTCATTAGCGACGATACTCACACCCCTTATTCAGGCATGTTGCCAGGCTTAATTGCGGGTCATTACTTATTTGATGATTGCCATATAGATCTACGCAAACTCTGCCAATGGGCCGGTGTACAGTTTATTCGTGGTACAGTCAAACGGTTAGATCCCATGACTAAAAGTATAATCTGCCACCAATATCCTTCTTTGCGTTACGATTTATTATCAATTAATATCGGCTCTCAACCAGCACTTAATACCATTAGAGGTACGCTGGCGCATGGTTATGCAGTCAAACCCGTCAAGCAATTTCTCAATGGCTGGCATCAATGGATACAATCAGCCTACTCATCAAATCGGCAGTATAATATCGTCATGGTGGGCGGTGGCGCTGCTGGAGTGGAAGTATTACTGGCCATGCATTATAAACTCTGTAACACGACCCCTATCCATGCTCGCTTTACCCTCGTGTGTGCTGATAAACACTTACTCCAATCACATAATAAGTGCGCACAGAAATTTTTTACCAACCATTTCCGCACATTGAACATCAACATTATTACCGGAAAAAAGGTAATCGCATCCACTGCCAATCACTTGTTGCTGGATGACCATACTTCACTCGATGCTGATTTTGTTGCATGGGCAATCAATGCTGAAGCACAAACATGGCTCACAAAAAGTGGGTTAAAATGCGATAGCAAGGGATTTATACAAGTTGACAGGTATCTTTGCAGCATCTCTCATCCAGACATATTCGCCGTTGGTGACAGCGCTGCATTTATGCCAACTCCATTACCCAAAGCAGGCGTATATGCTGTGCGTCAGGGACCTATTTTAGCTCACAACCTGATTGCGACATTTCAGCGACGGCCATTGCGGCCTTTTAAACCACAACATCGCTTTCTGAGTTTATTAACGACGGGCAATCGTTATGCAATCGCTTCACATGGTCCTCTGTTTGCGAGCGGAAAATGGGCTTGGCGCTGGAAAAACCATATTGATCAGACATTTATGGCGCGCTTTAACCCTACCCCCATGCCCGTTAAAAACGATTTCAATGGTAGCGCCCAAACAGCAATGCGCTGTGGCGGCTGCGGGGCTAAGGTGAGCCGCGATATTCTTCAAAATGTGTTAACGCAGCTTACCGTTCCATCTAATCCGGATATCATCAGTGGACAGAGGGATGATGCGGTCATCATCAATCCGCCGCCAGCGATGCAATGGATACAATCCGTTGATTTTTTTAGAAGTTTTATTGATGACGCTTACTTATTTGGTCGCATTGCTGCAATTCATAGCCTGGGGGACATATACGCGATGGGCGGCAAACCGCATTCAGCATTAGTTACCGCCATTATCCCTTATAATGACAGGCCAATTATGCAGGAAACCCTGCTGCATTTAATGCAGGGGGCGCTAACAACCCTAAATGGAGAGAACACTACTTTAATAGGCGGCCACAGCGGCGAAGGACCTGAAGTGGCATTTGGCCTGACTGTCAATGGCACACTCACACCAGGCCAGGCTTTGACTAAAACAGGACTCGTTCCTGGCGACAATCTGATTATTACCAAGCCACTAGGTAGTGGTGTGTTATTAGCAGCAAATATGACTGCTCGCTGCCAAGGACGTTGGCTTGATGACGCGCTGACATTCATGCTACAAAGCAATCGCGCTGCCGTACCCATCTTACGCCTATATGGAGCTCGCAGCTGCACTGATGTAACCGGTTTTGGTTTGCTAGGGCATTTACAAGAAATGCTCACAGCATCTCAATGTAATGCAACCATAGCGCTGGATGCCATTCCAGTCATGCAAGGCGCGCAATACTGTAGTTCACAAGGTATTCAAAGCACACTTTATCCAGCCAATAAACAATCTAGCGGCTGTCAACATTATATTGGTCGTCACCCCAGCTACCCTTTACTGTTCGACCCGCAAACCGCGGGCGGATTATTAGTCGGCATACCCGCTCAATCGGCGGATGAATGCCTTCATGCGCTCACTATTGCCGGGTACACCGCAGCCAAAATCGGGACAATAGATGAACAGGGTTCAAATGCTTTAATCACACTCAACGGATAA
- a CDS encoding glycosyltransferase — protein sequence MESVIYLFAFGVLCWCGLVVAPWRPWSTRENLEAGVLINQTLDDITVLIPARNEGSFIKHTLNSLNTQGIGLRIIVIDDQSVDDTAEQANFCGAEVISGVTPPVGWSGKLWALEQGLQRVRTTYTLLLDADIELAPGIVLALREKAVRERLALVSLMAEPPMENFVERLLMPAFIFFFKLLYPFALSNKRQSRVAAAAGGCILVETHALRTVGAFVSLHDALIDDCTLAVRIKSAGLCTWIGLSHSARSHRGYQALKPIWEMVARTAYTQLNYSWMLLVICTLIMICMFWIAPLALLLFFDPMMFALSIIVWLAMFFTYTPVLKYYHRSLLWVFTLPIIGTLYLAMTWTSALRYWRGERACWKDRRYESKTNH from the coding sequence ATGGAGTCTGTAATCTACCTGTTTGCTTTCGGTGTCTTATGCTGGTGTGGCTTGGTAGTGGCTCCATGGCGTCCTTGGAGTACCCGGGAGAATTTAGAAGCAGGGGTGCTTATAAATCAAACTTTGGATGATATTACCGTGTTGATTCCGGCACGCAATGAAGGCTCCTTTATTAAGCATACACTCAATAGTCTTAATACTCAGGGCATAGGTCTGCGTATTATCGTGATTGATGATCAGTCTGTTGACGATACCGCTGAACAGGCAAATTTTTGTGGTGCAGAGGTGATCTCGGGAGTGACGCCGCCTGTTGGCTGGAGTGGTAAACTATGGGCCCTGGAGCAGGGATTACAGCGGGTTCGTACAACCTATACGCTATTACTGGATGCGGATATCGAGTTGGCACCAGGAATAGTGTTAGCATTACGTGAAAAGGCCGTGAGAGAAAGGTTGGCATTAGTGTCCTTGATGGCTGAGCCACCAATGGAAAATTTTGTCGAGCGGTTGTTGATGCCTGCTTTTATATTTTTCTTTAAATTATTATATCCTTTTGCGCTATCAAATAAACGGCAGTCTCGTGTTGCGGCGGCGGCGGGTGGCTGTATTCTGGTTGAAACGCATGCATTGCGAACGGTGGGTGCTTTTGTCAGCCTTCATGATGCACTGATCGATGATTGTACTTTGGCAGTAAGAATCAAGAGTGCAGGACTGTGTACCTGGATTGGATTAAGCCATTCAGCCCGCAGTCACCGTGGTTACCAAGCGTTAAAACCGATATGGGAGATGGTGGCACGTACCGCTTATACTCAGTTAAACTACTCATGGATGTTGCTGGTTATTTGTACGCTGATCATGATATGTATGTTTTGGATCGCGCCTTTAGCGCTGTTATTATTCTTTGATCCGATGATGTTTGCCCTCAGTATTATTGTTTGGCTTGCTATGTTTTTTACTTATACTCCTGTACTTAAATATTATCATCGTTCGCTACTGTGGGTTTTTACATTACCCATTATTGGTACTTTATACTTGGCGATGACATGGACTTCAGCATTACGTTATTGGCGTGGCGAACGTGCCTGTTGGAAGGATCGTCGATATGAAAGCAAAACGAATCATTAA
- the hpnH gene encoding adenosyl-hopene transferase HpnH has product MGVPLRQQIAVGSYLIKQKLKGVKKYPLVLMLEPLFRCNLACAGCGKIAHSEENLDRRLSYEECMQAVDECGAPMVSIPGGEPLIHKEMPQIVAGIVARKKYVYLCTNALLLKKKINDYTPSPYLTISVHLDGLKERHDASVCQDGVFDRAVEAIKLALNKGFRVTVNCTLFQGETPDDVAEFLDYAMELGVEGATVAPGFSYEHAPQQDVFIKSQDTKNLFRGIFKIGKKRKWRLNHSALYLDFLAGNQDYKCTPWGNPTRNIFGWQKPCYLLSDEGYVNSFQELLDDTPWEKYGTANNPKCAQCMAHCGYEATAVEDTLQHPWKALVASIRGPRTTGKMVAEPIPRWAVGKKSGAKKLSDIPVTEIK; this is encoded by the coding sequence ATGGGAGTTCCTTTACGTCAGCAAATAGCTGTGGGCAGCTATTTGATTAAACAAAAATTGAAAGGAGTTAAGAAGTATCCTTTGGTGTTGATGTTAGAACCTTTGTTTCGCTGTAACTTGGCGTGTGCGGGCTGTGGCAAAATTGCACATTCGGAGGAAAATCTCGATCGACGCCTTTCTTATGAAGAATGCATGCAGGCTGTTGACGAATGTGGCGCGCCAATGGTATCGATTCCGGGAGGAGAGCCGCTGATACATAAGGAGATGCCACAAATTGTTGCTGGCATTGTTGCACGTAAAAAATATGTTTATTTATGCACCAATGCGCTTTTATTGAAAAAGAAGATTAACGATTATACGCCATCACCTTATTTGACGATATCTGTTCATCTTGATGGCTTGAAAGAGCGACATGACGCTTCGGTTTGTCAGGATGGTGTTTTTGATCGGGCAGTTGAAGCGATAAAATTAGCCTTGAATAAAGGTTTTAGAGTCACAGTGAACTGTACTTTATTTCAGGGTGAAACGCCAGATGATGTGGCTGAGTTTCTGGATTATGCTATGGAGTTGGGCGTTGAGGGTGCAACTGTTGCACCTGGTTTTAGTTATGAGCACGCGCCTCAGCAGGATGTTTTTATTAAAAGCCAGGATACCAAGAATCTGTTCCGCGGTATTTTTAAAATTGGCAAAAAACGAAAGTGGAGATTAAATCATTCTGCACTGTATCTTGATTTTCTGGCAGGTAACCAAGATTATAAATGTACCCCATGGGGGAATCCAACCCGTAATATATTTGGCTGGCAAAAGCCTTGTTATCTATTATCAGATGAAGGTTATGTCAATAGCTTTCAAGAGCTTTTGGATGATACGCCCTGGGAAAAGTATGGCACTGCTAATAATCCGAAATGTGCGCAATGTATGGCTCACTGTGGCTATGAAGCAACTGCGGTCGAAGATACGCTACAACATCCATGGAAAGCACTGGTTGCCTCTATTAGAGGTCCAAGAACGACAGGCAAGATGGTGGCTGAACCCATTCCGAGATGGGCAGTGGGAAAAAAGAGTGGTGCAAAGAAGCTATCTGATATTCCTGTTACAGAAATTAAATAG
- a CDS encoding ABC transporter substrate-binding protein: MKAKRIIKSVSYVLIIAILLLAAPFSIAVSAESKDPEQTVRTLQESLLQVMREGDNLSFQERFDFLDSVINQSHDIDFIIHSVLGHSYWSELDALQKNTITDVFRQLSIATYAGRFNRYGGEQFKIVEHRPLPRDHMLVRSWFITADNRTINFDYILAEKGGYWRIVNIIVDGVSDLALKRVEYRAILQRDGFSELVEMLKEKIVLAKKNQ; the protein is encoded by the coding sequence ATGAAAGCAAAACGAATCATTAAGTCTGTCAGCTATGTTCTGATTATAGCGATTCTGCTACTGGCTGCGCCTTTCTCAATTGCAGTGAGTGCAGAATCTAAGGATCCGGAGCAGACCGTACGTACTCTGCAGGAATCGCTGCTTCAGGTTATGCGTGAAGGCGATAATTTAAGCTTCCAGGAACGCTTTGATTTTTTGGATTCCGTAATTAACCAATCTCATGATATTGATTTTATTATACATTCTGTGTTAGGCCATTCTTATTGGTCTGAACTGGATGCGCTGCAGAAAAACACAATTACGGATGTTTTTAGGCAGTTGAGTATCGCAACCTACGCAGGGCGATTCAATCGTTATGGTGGAGAGCAGTTTAAAATCGTTGAACATCGTCCCTTGCCACGTGATCATATGCTGGTGCGTAGCTGGTTTATTACGGCTGACAATAGAACCATTAATTTTGACTATATACTGGCAGAGAAAGGAGGGTATTGGCGTATTGTCAATATTATTGTTGATGGCGTCAGTGATCTTGCATTAAAGCGGGTTGAATATCGTGCAATCCTGCAACGGGATGGCTTTTCCGAGCTTGTTGAGATGCTCAAGGAAAAGATTGTACTTGCTAAAAAGAATCAGTGA
- a CDS encoding peptidoglycan-binding domain-containing protein — MKQNKMSILITGSTFLLAVGLLSGCGDKPEEEIAGNKKVVTEFVEKGATAMEPVAGMDDMEHIGSIEDDGSVITDMYDIVSEKTDDMLDFPPEITSQSIDAMIENADKSIDFGEGLEEKAEIATSPAMDVMQTQPLMNDGAEVVAATPEIIRNVQQALADTGFNPGPADGLNGPRTLAAIVSFQKQNNLVVGQLTKETLRALGVNF, encoded by the coding sequence ATGAAACAAAATAAAATGAGTATCTTAATTACCGGTTCCACTTTTTTGTTAGCAGTAGGACTGTTATCAGGATGTGGCGATAAACCGGAAGAGGAAATTGCGGGGAATAAGAAGGTGGTGACTGAATTCGTTGAAAAGGGGGCAACAGCCATGGAACCTGTTGCTGGTATGGACGATATGGAACATATTGGAAGTATTGAGGATGATGGGTCAGTTATTACCGATATGTATGATATCGTTTCGGAGAAAACGGATGATATGCTTGATTTTCCTCCCGAGATTACTAGCCAATCTATTGATGCAATGATCGAGAATGCGGATAAAAGTATAGACTTTGGTGAAGGCTTGGAGGAAAAGGCGGAAATTGCAACATCGCCCGCGATGGATGTGATGCAAACTCAGCCATTAATGAATGATGGGGCTGAAGTTGTTGCTGCCACGCCTGAAATTATTCGTAATGTTCAGCAAGCGCTTGCTGATACTGGTTTTAATCCAGGACCGGCTGATGGTTTGAATGGTCCTAGAACACTGGCCGCAATAGTTAGCTTTCAAAAACAAAATAATCTTGTAGTTGGCCAGTTAACCAAGGAAACGTTGCGTGCATTGGGTGTGAATTTCTAG
- the mnmH gene encoding tRNA 2-selenouridine(34) synthase MnmH: MGFIVIPDYLVTAENFRNLFLCHTAFIDVRAEDEFAKGSFPYATNIPILNNRERHLVGTCYKQRGQLAAVKLGHELVCGRLKAERIRSWCELAAVNADIHLYCWRGGMRSNLARQWMSEAGVEVPLIAGGYKALRRSLIGVLDEVASNVSIIRIGGKTGVAKTRLINQLANSVDLEKHANHRGSSFGRMIDHQPTQSSFEHALAIDLLHTILATPRKQVLFVEDESQNIGAVGIPMAFFDAMRRSPLALVDMSLEFRVQRVLQEYVINMLDSFEMACSEHGFVRFSNYLSESLLRMQKRLGLERYNYVATLLEHAIRTQLSSGSILGHEAWITVLLNEYYDPMYEYQIHKNKEWIVFRGNYTEVLDWARQK, encoded by the coding sequence ATGGGTTTTATAGTGATTCCAGATTATTTGGTGACAGCTGAAAATTTTCGTAATTTGTTTTTGTGTCACACCGCGTTTATAGATGTGCGGGCAGAGGACGAGTTTGCCAAAGGCAGTTTTCCGTACGCCACAAATATCCCCATCCTTAATAATAGAGAACGTCATTTGGTTGGAACTTGCTATAAACAGCGGGGACAGCTGGCGGCGGTTAAATTAGGCCATGAATTGGTTTGTGGCAGGCTTAAAGCCGAACGTATTCGTAGTTGGTGTGAATTGGCTGCAGTGAATGCTGACATTCATTTGTACTGTTGGCGGGGAGGAATGCGATCAAATCTAGCTCGTCAATGGATGAGCGAGGCAGGTGTGGAAGTTCCGTTGATAGCAGGTGGGTATAAGGCATTGAGACGATCGCTGATTGGTGTGCTCGATGAAGTAGCGAGCAATGTCTCAATAATAAGAATAGGTGGTAAAACAGGGGTAGCTAAAACTCGGCTGATTAATCAGCTTGCCAATAGTGTTGATCTGGAGAAACACGCCAATCATCGTGGTTCTAGTTTTGGACGTATGATTGATCATCAGCCGACACAATCTAGCTTTGAGCATGCTTTGGCGATCGATTTGCTCCATACGATATTGGCAACGCCTCGTAAACAGGTCCTTTTTGTTGAAGATGAGAGTCAAAATATTGGTGCTGTAGGCATTCCTATGGCATTTTTTGATGCCATGAGACGTTCTCCTCTGGCACTAGTGGATATGTCTCTGGAATTCCGTGTGCAGCGGGTTTTGCAAGAATATGTGATTAACATGCTTGACAGCTTTGAGATGGCTTGTTCTGAACATGGTTTTGTGCGCTTTAGTAATTATCTCAGTGAGAGCTTGTTACGTATGCAAAAACGCCTGGGGCTAGAACGCTATAATTATGTTGCCACCTTGTTAGAGCATGCTATACGAACCCAATTGAGTTCGGGGAGTATTCTGGGTCATGAAGCCTGGATAACGGTGTTGCTCAATGAATACTATGACCCTATGTACGAATATCAAATTCATAAGAATAAGGAGTGGATTGTGTTTAGAGGCAATTATACGGAAGTACTCGACTGGGCCCGGCAAAAATGA